A DNA window from Desulfobacterales bacterium contains the following coding sequences:
- a CDS encoding exonuclease domain-containing protein: MMTQTFLFYDIETTGLNKAFDQILQFAAIRTDRQLNELERFSIQIQLRPDVIPSPGAVITNRISLKHQVNGLSEYEAVRQVHQQMNQRKTISLGYNSLGFDDEFLRFSFHRNLLSPYTHQFKNGCRRMDLLPITVLYWLYKREVIRWPKVNTKPSLKLELISDINQLTSGPAHDATVDVEATLELARRFFKSQKMWHYLMGYFEKETDAHRIGEIPAIFQSALGEHRWGLMVGSEYGPQLMYQVPVLSIGNSIPYSNQTLWLRIDSPTLTETKPDTIEASTWIVRKRYGEPGFLLPPNQRYLKLLSAERKAVVTENLKWLQANPSIFQEIVDYHRKYTYPFIPHLDPDAALYQIGFFNRNDEAVFKEFQEAPPEEKENIARRLTSPDARVLANRVLGRNFPQQLSDESAAEFEAYIRRVNPSSEDQALVDYRGNPRMTPTAALSEIQRLKKSSDLDKEQLSLLHELQHYIDDHFPKRGAGRQLTIGKNF, translated from the coding sequence ATGATGACCCAAACGTTCCTTTTTTATGATATCGAAACCACCGGACTCAACAAGGCCTTTGACCAGATCCTGCAGTTTGCAGCGATCCGTACCGACAGGCAGCTTAATGAGCTTGAACGCTTTAGTATCCAGATACAATTGCGCCCGGACGTCATCCCTTCTCCCGGGGCAGTGATCACAAACCGCATATCGTTAAAACATCAGGTAAACGGACTGAGTGAATATGAGGCTGTTCGCCAGGTTCATCAACAGATGAATCAGCGCAAAACCATCAGTCTGGGATATAACTCTCTGGGATTTGATGATGAATTTTTACGCTTTTCATTTCATCGCAACCTGCTGTCGCCGTATACGCATCAATTTAAAAACGGTTGTCGACGGATGGATCTTTTGCCCATAACGGTTTTATACTGGCTTTATAAACGTGAGGTTATTCGCTGGCCAAAAGTGAACACCAAACCGTCATTGAAACTGGAACTAATTAGCGACATCAATCAGCTGACCAGCGGTCCTGCCCACGATGCAACAGTTGATGTGGAGGCCACCCTTGAATTGGCGCGCAGATTTTTTAAAAGCCAAAAAATGTGGCACTATCTAATGGGGTATTTTGAAAAAGAGACGGATGCGCATCGAATTGGCGAGATACCGGCGATCTTTCAAAGTGCACTGGGTGAGCATCGCTGGGGCTTGATGGTGGGCAGCGAATATGGCCCCCAGCTGATGTATCAGGTGCCGGTATTGTCGATTGGAAACTCGATACCCTATTCAAATCAGACCCTGTGGCTGCGCATTGATTCACCGACTCTTACAGAGACAAAGCCCGACACCATCGAAGCCTCCACCTGGATCGTACGCAAGCGATACGGTGAGCCCGGTTTTCTGCTGCCGCCCAACCAACGCTATTTGAAATTATTAAGTGCGGAGCGCAAGGCTGTTGTGACTGAAAACTTGAAATGGCTTCAGGCCAACCCGTCCATCTTCCAGGAAATCGTCGATTATCACCGCAAATACACCTATCCGTTTATTCCCCATCTGGATCCGGATGCAGCCCTGTATCAGATTGGTTTCTTTAACCGCAACGATGAAGCTGTGTTCAAAGAATTCCAGGAAGCGCCGCCAGAAGAAAAAGAAAACATTGCACGGCGGCTCACAAGCCCGGATGCCCGCGTTTTAGCCAATCGCGTGTTGGGTCGCAATTTCCCCCAGCAGCTGTCAGATGAGTCCGCTGCGGAATTTGAAGCCTACATTCGCCGGGTCAACCCGAGCAGCGAGGATCAAGCCTTGGTGGATTATCGGGGAAATCCCCGGATGACCCCGACTGCCGCTCTGTCAGAAATCCAGCGTTTGAAAAAATCCAGCGATCTGGATAAAGAACAACTGTCCCTGCTTCACGAACTGCAACACTACATTGATGATCACTTTCCCAAAAGGGGGGCGGGTAGGCAGCTCACCATCGGCAAAAACTTCTAG
- a CDS encoding CDP-alcohol phosphatidyltransferase family protein, whose product MAGFCWLYLVWQPISALQWMLQTMAIITVVLWLLWLGLGKSSSVQNPALHNALGVANWLTIGRGFLIAALGGFMFQEPPGSVAGANWLIWVPGAIYIIAAFLDYVDGLLARVMRSETRLGEWLDTQIDALGLLVAPVLAIGHGRLPFYYIVVSLAYYVFQAHIGHREKNNKGVIKIKPHPAKRMIAGFQMGLVAVALLPIFPRPALTVAATIFMIPLLAGFIRDALVIAGHVKVNHLQQTRWDRHVDFVSTQLLPVFLRLVICATVIFVIYDAAVAVTALDASMPLGLPALPILAGAGVMIALGFLARSMALLMGVILAGTLMTWDSPICNFLLLACALTLMLTGSGLGSLWQPENKLLWERQGKRARL is encoded by the coding sequence ATGGCAGGTTTCTGCTGGCTTTATCTCGTCTGGCAGCCGATCTCCGCTTTGCAATGGATGCTGCAAACAATGGCCATCATCACAGTTGTGTTATGGCTGTTATGGCTCGGCCTGGGCAAAAGCAGCTCTGTGCAGAACCCGGCTTTGCATAATGCCTTGGGCGTTGCCAACTGGCTAACCATCGGACGCGGCTTTTTAATCGCCGCATTGGGCGGATTCATGTTTCAGGAGCCACCAGGTTCTGTGGCTGGGGCCAACTGGCTGATCTGGGTACCCGGTGCCATTTATATCATTGCGGCTTTCTTGGACTACGTCGACGGCCTTTTGGCCAGAGTCATGCGATCTGAAACCCGTTTAGGTGAATGGCTCGACACCCAAATCGATGCGCTGGGCCTGCTGGTTGCGCCTGTTTTGGCCATCGGGCATGGTCGACTGCCATTTTACTATATTGTCGTCAGTCTGGCGTATTACGTTTTTCAAGCCCATATCGGGCATCGAGAGAAGAACAATAAAGGGGTCATCAAAATCAAGCCCCATCCGGCCAAACGAATGATTGCCGGATTCCAGATGGGTTTGGTGGCTGTGGCCCTGTTACCGATTTTTCCTCGACCGGCATTGACAGTGGCAGCGACGATCTTCATGATACCGCTATTGGCTGGATTTATCAGAGATGCACTGGTAATCGCCGGTCATGTGAAAGTCAATCATCTTCAGCAAACCCGCTGGGATCGTCATGTCGACTTTGTGTCAACCCAATTGCTACCGGTTTTTTTGCGATTGGTTATTTGCGCAACGGTCATTTTTGTCATTTACGATGCCGCTGTCGCTGTTACCGCACTGGATGCTTCAATGCCATTAGGCCTACCGGCACTGCCAATACTGGCAGGGGCCGGCGTAATGATTGCTTTGGGCTTTTTGGCCCGCAGCATGGCATTACTGATGGGTGTCATACTGGCCGGTACCCTGATGACATGGGATTCACCGATTTGCAATTTCTTGCTTCTGGCCTGTGCGCTGACGTTGATGCTGACCGGTTCGGGTTTGGGCTCACTATGGCAACCGGAAAATAAACTGTTGTGGGAGCGACAGGGAAAAAGGGCCCGTCTATAA
- a CDS encoding RibD family protein: protein MRSYKSLKTERNRDPGTYIEVDNIVDNDANTRIQSIEDLKAQLDYAAQYRVKNKRPFITLSYAQSIDGSIASRNNEPLALSGPQSWKLTHQIRAACDAILVGIGTVLADDPQLSVRRVDGKNPQPIILDTHLRTPLHAKCVQREDSSSWLINGKTDSVAKIRVLEKAGAKAVNCATGPDGKIDLSALMDLLALKKINSLMVEGGARVITSFVNAKLVDQFIITIAPKLVGGLQVLNSRGLEIAQFLDCEHVHYQQLGNDIIVWARPGWKST, encoded by the coding sequence GTGCGATCGTACAAATCATTGAAAACTGAACGCAATCGCGATCCTGGCACCTACATTGAAGTCGACAATATCGTTGATAATGATGCCAACACCCGCATCCAGTCCATAGAGGATTTAAAAGCACAGCTGGATTACGCCGCGCAATACCGCGTCAAAAACAAGCGCCCGTTCATAACGCTCAGTTATGCCCAAAGCATCGATGGCAGCATTGCTTCCCGTAACAATGAGCCCTTAGCATTGAGCGGACCACAATCGTGGAAGCTGACCCATCAAATCCGTGCTGCCTGTGACGCCATCTTGGTCGGAATTGGAACGGTATTGGCCGATGACCCGCAGCTGTCCGTCAGACGGGTTGATGGCAAAAATCCGCAGCCCATTATCCTGGATACCCACTTACGCACCCCCCTGCATGCAAAATGTGTCCAAAGAGAAGATTCAAGCTCATGGTTGATCAATGGCAAAACCGATTCGGTTGCAAAAATCCGGGTGCTTGAAAAAGCCGGTGCAAAAGCGGTCAACTGTGCCACCGGTCCCGATGGTAAAATCGATCTAAGCGCCCTGATGGATCTGCTGGCCCTAAAGAAAATAAACTCCCTTATGGTCGAAGGCGGCGCCCGTGTAATCACCAGCTTTGTAAACGCCAAGCTGGTAGACCAGTTCATAATTACGATTGCACCCAAACTGGTCGGCGGTTTGCAGGTTCTCAACTCCAGAGGGCTTGAAATTGCTCAATTCCTGGATTGTGAGCATGTCCACTATCAACAACTGGGCAATGATATCATCGTTTGGGCGCGCCCGGGGTGGAAGTCCACATGA